One genomic segment of Mesoterricola silvestris includes these proteins:
- a CDS encoding sigma-54-dependent transcriptional regulator, protein MRPLTTILIVDDEPGIRRSLGESLAEEGYSILKAERGEQALDLISQADGEGIHLMLLDVWLPGMDGLETLKQAKAVRADLPVIMISGHGNIDTAMQATKLGAFDFLEKPVDLDRLLLVVANALKQRSLEAENLRLHQEVDQDRFFMADSPAMRRLLSDVELVAPTEGRVLLMGENGSGKEEVARLLHDRSPRAHAPFVEVNCAAIPEELIESELFGHVKGAFTGAVRDQKGKFKEAHLGTLFLDEVGDMSLKTQAKVLRALQEGRIEPVGGGGAVSVDVRIIAATNKDLPEEIKAGRFREDLYFRLAVVPLRVPPLRERFEELIPLAEAFIQRIARKYGRPPRRLSADARETLLRHDWPGNVRELRNLMERAVILGRGAEITTRDLGALAVRHLTEPDPFSFPEFPSLKDAREWFEGAYIQRELKLQNGNMTRVAERLGLDRSNLYKRLKALGIEAREP, encoded by the coding sequence ATGCGCCCCCTCACCACCATCCTCATCGTGGACGACGAGCCCGGGATCCGCCGTTCGCTGGGGGAATCCCTGGCCGAGGAAGGCTACTCCATCCTCAAGGCCGAGCGGGGGGAGCAGGCCCTGGATCTCATCTCCCAGGCCGACGGGGAAGGCATCCACCTGATGCTGCTGGATGTGTGGCTCCCCGGCATGGACGGGCTGGAGACCCTCAAGCAGGCCAAGGCCGTCCGGGCCGACCTGCCGGTGATCATGATCTCCGGCCACGGCAACATCGACACCGCCATGCAGGCCACGAAGCTGGGCGCCTTCGATTTCCTGGAAAAGCCCGTGGACCTGGACCGGCTCCTGCTGGTGGTGGCCAACGCCCTCAAGCAGCGCAGCCTGGAGGCCGAGAACCTGCGGCTCCACCAGGAGGTGGACCAGGACCGGTTCTTCATGGCGGACAGCCCCGCCATGCGCCGGCTCCTGTCCGACGTGGAGCTGGTGGCCCCCACCGAGGGCCGGGTGCTGCTCATGGGCGAGAACGGCAGCGGCAAGGAGGAGGTGGCCCGGCTCCTCCACGACCGCAGCCCCCGGGCCCACGCCCCCTTCGTGGAAGTGAACTGCGCGGCCATTCCCGAGGAACTCATCGAATCCGAGCTCTTCGGCCACGTGAAGGGCGCCTTCACCGGCGCCGTGCGGGACCAGAAGGGCAAGTTCAAGGAGGCCCACCTGGGCACCCTCTTCCTGGACGAAGTGGGCGACATGTCCCTCAAGACCCAGGCCAAGGTGCTCCGCGCCCTCCAGGAGGGCCGCATCGAGCCCGTGGGCGGCGGCGGGGCCGTGAGCGTGGACGTGCGCATCATCGCCGCCACCAACAAGGACCTGCCCGAGGAGATCAAGGCCGGGCGCTTCCGGGAGGACCTGTACTTCCGCCTCGCCGTGGTGCCGCTGCGGGTGCCGCCCCTGCGGGAGCGCTTCGAGGAACTGATCCCCCTGGCCGAGGCCTTCATCCAGCGCATCGCCCGCAAGTACGGGCGCCCGCCCCGGCGCCTTTCCGCCGACGCCCGGGAGACGCTCCTGCGCCACGACTGGCCCGGCAATGTGCGCGAACTGCGCAACCTCATGGAACGGGCCGTCATCCTGGGCCGGGGCGCCGAGATCACCACCCGGGACCTGGGGGCCCTGGCGGTGCGCCACCTCACCGAGCCCGACCCCTTCTCCTTCCCCGAATTCCCCAGCCTCAAGGATGCCCGCGAGTGGTTCGAGGGCGCCTACATCCAGCGGGAACTCAAGCTCCAGAACGGCAACATGACGCGCGTGGCCGAACGGCTCGGCCTGGACCGCTCCAATCTCTACAAGCGCCTGAAGGCCCTGGGCATCGAGGCGAGAGAGCCCTGA
- a CDS encoding SUMF1/EgtB/PvdO family nonheme iron enzyme produces the protein MNPLRMTLCALALWALAGCGGQKSNGADAPGVNAAITITPGPARVTVGGTLAFSAQLSLGGGFRWTVVPAGLGTFSADGVFTSTAPGTGVVVATWDRDTRYVGTTPLQTLPVPDSTITSPAVADVAAPALTASVPDQPGSSYAWTLQGGTITAGEGTRQITFVPLAPGQIVVSCTVTNALQVSTDHTWPIQVVAAPAITRFTGLPVLVRPGASTALYASFRGTRGVVEPGHLPITDGGSIPVSPLQTTDFTLTVFNEAGASVTAQATVLVGDPCPPQDPAPGTLWLDPATGLQMVYCPPGTFSMGASADDADAQDNERPAHAVAFAQGFWLSRTKVTQAQWQAIMGDNPSFFQDGAACSRFGASPTRPVEQVSWQDAQEYLGRLNDRLGWSLYRLPSEAEWEYACRAGTTTRFPWGDEASGAQAAPLAWFDANAALVAWPVATLTPNAWNLSDMAGDAMEWVADSYQPEYLGAPAGGQAVLGLATPSRTLRGSSWNDGLRHLRSSARFTRVQTERLRTVGFRVARPLCAAPVIWDLQASPASLPAGGGKVTLTWRVDGADRVRFDQGLGDVTAIRTLTVQVSASTGFALAAENSGGWAMATVNVEVAR, from the coding sequence GTGAACCCTCTTCGCATGACCTTGTGCGCGCTCGCCCTGTGGGCCCTGGCCGGGTGCGGCGGACAGAAATCCAACGGCGCCGACGCCCCGGGCGTCAATGCCGCCATCACCATCACCCCCGGCCCGGCCCGGGTCACCGTGGGCGGCACGCTGGCCTTTTCGGCCCAGCTCAGCCTGGGCGGCGGCTTCCGCTGGACCGTGGTGCCCGCGGGCCTGGGCACCTTCTCGGCCGACGGGGTCTTCACCTCCACGGCCCCCGGCACGGGCGTGGTGGTGGCCACCTGGGACCGGGACACCCGGTACGTGGGGACCACCCCCCTCCAGACCCTGCCGGTGCCGGATTCCACCATCACCTCCCCCGCCGTGGCCGACGTCGCCGCCCCGGCGCTCACGGCCTCCGTGCCGGACCAGCCCGGAAGCAGCTACGCGTGGACGCTGCAGGGCGGCACCATCACCGCCGGCGAAGGCACCCGGCAGATCACCTTCGTGCCCCTGGCTCCGGGCCAGATCGTCGTGAGCTGCACCGTCACCAACGCGCTCCAGGTGTCCACGGACCACACCTGGCCCATCCAGGTGGTCGCCGCCCCCGCCATCACCCGCTTCACGGGGCTTCCGGTCCTGGTGCGCCCCGGCGCCTCCACCGCCCTCTACGCCAGCTTCCGGGGCACCCGCGGCGTGGTGGAACCGGGACATCTGCCCATCACCGACGGGGGCAGCATCCCCGTGAGCCCGCTCCAGACCACGGATTTCACCCTCACGGTGTTCAACGAGGCCGGGGCCAGCGTCACGGCCCAGGCCACGGTGCTGGTGGGGGATCCCTGCCCGCCCCAGGACCCCGCGCCGGGCACCCTCTGGCTGGATCCCGCCACGGGCCTGCAGATGGTCTACTGCCCCCCGGGCACCTTCTCCATGGGCGCCTCCGCCGATGACGCCGACGCCCAGGACAATGAGCGCCCCGCCCATGCGGTGGCGTTCGCCCAGGGGTTCTGGCTCTCCCGCACCAAGGTCACCCAGGCCCAGTGGCAGGCCATCATGGGCGACAACCCGTCCTTCTTCCAGGATGGGGCCGCCTGCAGCCGGTTCGGCGCCAGCCCCACCCGCCCCGTGGAACAGGTCTCCTGGCAGGACGCCCAGGAGTACCTGGGCCGGCTCAACGACCGCCTTGGGTGGAGCCTCTACCGGCTGCCCTCCGAGGCGGAATGGGAGTACGCCTGCCGGGCCGGCACCACCACCCGGTTCCCCTGGGGGGATGAAGCCTCGGGCGCCCAGGCCGCGCCCCTGGCCTGGTTCGACGCCAACGCCGCCCTGGTGGCGTGGCCCGTGGCCACCCTAACGCCCAACGCCTGGAACCTTTCGGACATGGCCGGCGACGCCATGGAATGGGTGGCGGACAGCTACCAGCCCGAATACCTGGGCGCCCCCGCCGGGGGCCAGGCGGTGCTGGGCCTCGCCACCCCTTCCCGCACGCTGCGGGGCAGTTCCTGGAACGACGGCCTCCGCCACCTGCGCTCCTCGGCGCGGTTCACCCGGGTCCAGACGGAGCGGCTGCGCACCGTGGGGTTCCGGGTCGCGCGGCCCCTGTGCGCGGCCCCGGTCATCTGGGACCTGCAGGCCTCCCCGGCCTCCCTCCCCGCGGGCGGCGGGAAGGTGACCCTGACCTGGCGGGTGGACGGCGCCGACCGCGTCCGGTTCGACCAGGGCCTGGGGGACGTGACCGCGATCCGGACCCTCACGGTCCAGGTGTCCGCCAGCACCGGGTTCGCCCTGGCCGCCGAAAACAGCGGCGGCTGGGCCATGGCGACCGTCAACGTGGAGGTGGCCCGATGA
- a CDS encoding InlB B-repeat-containing protein, which yields MNLRTLLLGSLLALPVLGATWPAPGAWPNYASAPAGQKPVAWPASGAWRTYTSKGSSLTDPATADPSNGGTSPQSYVNVSSGAPDKSQPSVFWYYDGASQVVFYRFRLAAQPNTYATGPSAGSASTTDPWKSALWSVLIDINGDGFRDFAVQLNGSSGGPGTPVDRVSVIYSPTLSQSLDYATAGTGIYLVNQFASAFVASDGGGPIQNFHGTNSPDSTWPNGSAETVWDYGMTRSSLVPGSTSEYYLDFQVPLAMLDATAVGGPKVTPSTPMAFVFATSNSLNNPFQKDVVTSGDYVYLADPTQPAPFGDSISLGGGAAAPQPVVQSVGVGGCGPATLTASVTGAITCASGACATSITSVQFYSYADANGDGLANDGNPWVPVGTATTANSPIGTWTATWDTTTLPQGRYLVGVKATDASGNSTFSWFTAGDASGQDFANPASPGPLTALFTNTCGAPPPYATLSSSATGPVTAGAPVVFTVTVTNTSAAALTVTGITDALPAGFAYVSTGGGSLGAPATSPSGGASGLLSWTFAAAPVPAGGTRAFSFTATAPAASGTYSDGATVLASTGSLVTGLAQVSVGAPALALQKTASVTAALPGDTVTYTLAYANPSPVNVTGAVLADVLPTGLTFVSASGGGVYASGTRTVTWNLGAVPAGEGPDAVTLVTTVDSPFPSGAAIPLTSTATLTSVEASPATAAASVFVTASRPVLSVQVSTSPATVPANSTVTFTLSYANTGNATATGLVLTNPIPAGLSFVSASDGGTGGGGTVTWNLPDLAANATGSVTVTLAIPSGYAGANPLTDTASLAASGVAPVSNNFLLGVNQTGSVCNNYYFQTTVGNVGFDGSQYLTSTVSPVASDTGLAVKRTVSTTAYDPALNLGFYAPATSSDISLTGTLTTNFWVDRANGNTVYVRASVLDYNESTGARASLSTPTVFTLTGASKGQLTFNVPLSGTLQKGHRFLWLFEFAEKTAGKTDDIYLQFGGTAPNPISGGTVLAVSNGYFCYTAPANLVIDNQVNLLTANPGTALQYTILFSNTGQTSATSAQVVETLPAGVTFTSATLNGAGATPVSVSGQVYTFAVNSTGQAAGTVAGSGTGSLVVNAAVNSPLAAGITSLVNTASLSSLQTLATSDSTTTTVLRPAVTVAASADKALAGPGEIVTYTLTALNGGTGAASGVTLTDVLPVQSYYTYLAGSTTVNGAAAADSVSGGTLSLNLGALAAGASAQVAFQMKAGASGTFPATQTVLGNAATVSDAQTAGSRSSNTVNVTLNPLPNLRLAKAFVPAGPWAPGDAVACTLTVTNDGGADATGVQVADAVPASTGFVPGSLAFAGAPQTDASGDDAAWFDATGNRAVFTVGTLAPGTSLTLGYTFRIPKPMPAGSTPLSGTGTATASNTATKTASATGTVSAQATLGVVKEGPATSPYPGAVATAGASGTPTLQVDDASPFIVNQYVRVGGQTTRITAISGSTLNVNPAVNVASGDPVIGSLTYTLRYANSGTSDAASATLVDTLPAGALYVASTGGTYSAVPGTVTWNLGTLAAEAASSAQVTIFPAAVGNATDTAGLAATSAATATSSFTTGVGGLRLGLRTTTPTVILTGSDTATYVITVENTGASTATGVQVLDTLPSGFTYLSTTGVAGAVPATSPVPGDQAPAWAGFSIAPGATVTITFRAAIAAGLGAQTYQDEVSATTTSGTPVSVFDPLLTTAEDVTLLAAGTYFTLDASAAGGGSIAPSGSQAVAQGADATFTFTPVAGYHLADVTVDGSSAGTPATYTFPAVAANHTILATFAPDAYTLAYTAGAHGTLAGTTPQTVTLGGSGTPVTAVPDAGYQFIQWSDGLLTATRTDGSVAANLSVTASFAANTFTLAYTAGAHGTLTGTTPQTVTLGGTGTPVTAVPDAGYHFTQWSDGLLTASRTDGSVAASLSVTATFAANTFTLAYTAGAHGTLTGTTPQTVALGGTGTPVTAVPDAGYHFTQWSDGLLTATRTDGSVAANLSVTASFAANTFTLAYTAGAHGTLTGTTPQTVALGGTGTPVTAVPDAGYHFTQWSDGLLTASRTDGSVAANLSVTATFAANTFTLAYTAGAHGTLTGTTPQSVTLGGTGTLVTAVPDAGYHFTQWSDGLLTASRTDGSVAANLSVTAAFAPNTFMLAYTAGAHGTLTGTTPQTVALGGTGTPVTAVPDASYHFTQWSDGLLTASRTDGSVAAALSVTATFAPDTFTLAYTAGTHGTLTGTTPQTVALGGSGTPVTALPDTGYHFTQWSDGLLTASRTDGSVAANLAVTAQFDTDLLSVHSTSSGPGTVSPAGTQVFAYGTDATFTFIPGAGKRVGNVLVDGVALGPIPSYTFSRLTSNHVVSAVFDDGGRFTVLGVSGPEGSVGPAVTFANPGECVTVYVTPGRGFKVEDVQLDGVSLGAVDTYPVSNLAADHRVTATFSPETFTLDAVATGNGQILPASPQTVPYGQDQVFHFLPGAGQGVVDVLLDGRSLGPMTDYTLRSCQANHHLQVIFSGNP from the coding sequence ATGAACCTGCGCACCCTGCTCCTGGGTTCCCTCCTGGCCCTCCCGGTCCTGGGCGCCACCTGGCCCGCCCCCGGGGCCTGGCCGAACTACGCCTCCGCCCCCGCGGGCCAGAAGCCCGTGGCCTGGCCCGCCTCCGGCGCCTGGCGCACCTACACCAGCAAAGGGTCCTCGCTCACCGACCCCGCCACCGCCGACCCCAGCAACGGCGGCACCTCGCCCCAGAGCTACGTGAACGTCAGCTCCGGCGCCCCGGACAAGTCCCAGCCCAGCGTCTTCTGGTACTACGACGGGGCCAGCCAGGTGGTCTTCTACCGCTTCCGCCTGGCCGCCCAGCCCAACACCTACGCCACGGGCCCCAGCGCGGGCAGCGCCAGCACCACCGACCCCTGGAAATCCGCCCTGTGGTCCGTGCTCATCGACATCAACGGCGACGGCTTCCGGGATTTCGCCGTGCAGCTCAACGGCTCCTCCGGAGGGCCCGGAACCCCCGTGGACCGGGTCTCCGTCATCTACAGCCCCACCCTCAGCCAGTCCCTGGACTACGCCACGGCGGGCACGGGCATCTACCTGGTGAACCAGTTCGCCTCGGCCTTCGTGGCCTCCGACGGCGGCGGACCCATCCAGAATTTCCACGGCACCAACAGCCCCGATTCCACCTGGCCCAACGGCAGCGCGGAGACGGTCTGGGACTACGGCATGACCCGCAGCTCCCTGGTGCCGGGTTCCACCTCCGAGTACTACCTGGACTTCCAGGTGCCCCTGGCCATGCTGGACGCCACCGCCGTGGGCGGGCCCAAGGTCACCCCGTCCACCCCCATGGCCTTCGTCTTCGCCACCTCCAACAGCCTCAACAATCCGTTCCAGAAGGACGTGGTCACCTCCGGGGACTACGTCTACCTGGCCGATCCCACCCAGCCCGCCCCCTTCGGCGATTCCATCTCCCTGGGGGGCGGGGCGGCCGCGCCCCAGCCCGTGGTGCAGTCCGTGGGCGTCGGCGGCTGCGGCCCCGCGACCCTCACCGCCTCGGTGACCGGCGCCATCACCTGCGCCAGCGGCGCCTGCGCCACCAGCATCACGTCGGTCCAGTTCTATTCCTATGCCGACGCCAACGGCGACGGCCTGGCCAATGACGGCAACCCCTGGGTTCCCGTGGGCACCGCCACCACCGCCAACAGCCCCATCGGCACCTGGACCGCCACCTGGGACACCACGACGCTCCCCCAGGGCCGCTACCTGGTGGGCGTCAAGGCCACCGACGCCTCCGGCAACAGCACCTTCAGCTGGTTCACGGCCGGGGACGCCTCGGGCCAGGACTTCGCCAATCCCGCCTCCCCCGGGCCCCTCACCGCGCTCTTCACCAACACCTGCGGCGCGCCGCCCCCCTACGCCACCCTCTCCAGCTCCGCCACGGGCCCCGTCACCGCGGGCGCCCCCGTCGTCTTCACCGTCACCGTCACCAACACCTCCGCCGCCGCCCTCACCGTCACCGGCATCACGGACGCCCTGCCCGCGGGGTTCGCCTACGTTTCCACCGGCGGCGGGAGCCTGGGCGCTCCGGCGACCTCGCCTTCCGGGGGGGCCTCGGGCCTCCTTTCCTGGACCTTCGCGGCCGCTCCGGTGCCGGCGGGGGGAACCCGCGCCTTCAGTTTCACCGCCACGGCCCCCGCGGCCTCGGGCACCTATTCCGACGGGGCCACCGTCCTGGCTTCCACCGGGAGTCTGGTGACGGGCCTCGCCCAGGTGTCGGTGGGCGCGCCGGCCCTCGCCCTGCAGAAGACCGCCTCCGTCACCGCCGCCCTGCCGGGGGACACGGTGACCTACACCCTGGCCTACGCCAATCCCTCGCCCGTCAACGTCACGGGCGCGGTGCTCGCGGACGTGCTGCCCACGGGCCTGACCTTCGTGTCCGCCTCGGGCGGGGGCGTCTATGCCTCCGGCACCCGCACCGTCACCTGGAATCTGGGCGCCGTCCCCGCCGGGGAAGGCCCGGACGCGGTGACGCTGGTGACGACGGTGGATTCGCCCTTCCCCTCCGGCGCCGCCATCCCCCTCACCAGCACCGCGACGCTCACGTCGGTGGAAGCCTCGCCCGCCACGGCCGCGGCCAGCGTCTTCGTCACGGCCTCGCGCCCCGTGCTCTCCGTGCAGGTATCGACCTCCCCGGCCACGGTCCCGGCCAATTCCACCGTGACCTTCACCCTTTCCTACGCCAATACGGGCAACGCCACGGCCACGGGCCTGGTGCTCACGAACCCCATCCCTGCGGGCCTCTCCTTCGTGTCGGCCAGCGACGGCGGCACCGGCGGCGGAGGCACCGTCACCTGGAACCTGCCCGACCTGGCCGCCAACGCCACCGGCTCCGTGACCGTGACCCTCGCCATCCCCTCGGGCTACGCGGGCGCCAACCCCCTCACCGACACGGCCTCCCTGGCCGCCAGCGGCGTGGCCCCGGTGTCCAACAATTTCCTCCTGGGCGTGAACCAGACGGGGAGCGTCTGCAACAACTACTACTTCCAGACCACCGTTGGCAACGTGGGCTTCGACGGCAGCCAGTACCTGACCTCCACCGTCTCCCCCGTGGCCTCGGACACCGGCCTCGCCGTGAAGCGCACCGTCTCCACCACCGCCTACGACCCCGCCCTCAACCTGGGCTTCTACGCGCCGGCCACCTCCAGCGACATCTCCCTCACCGGCACCCTCACCACCAACTTCTGGGTGGATCGCGCCAACGGGAACACCGTGTACGTGCGGGCCAGCGTCCTGGACTACAACGAGAGCACCGGCGCCCGCGCCTCCCTTTCCACCCCCACGGTCTTCACCCTCACGGGCGCCTCCAAGGGCCAGCTCACCTTCAATGTGCCGCTGTCCGGGACCCTCCAGAAGGGACACCGGTTCCTGTGGCTCTTCGAATTCGCGGAAAAGACCGCCGGCAAGACCGACGACATCTACCTGCAGTTCGGCGGCACCGCGCCCAACCCCATCAGCGGCGGCACGGTGCTGGCCGTGTCCAACGGGTACTTCTGCTACACCGCTCCGGCCAACCTGGTCATCGACAATCAGGTGAACCTGCTCACCGCCAACCCCGGAACCGCGCTCCAGTACACGATCCTCTTCTCCAACACCGGCCAGACCTCGGCCACCTCCGCCCAGGTGGTGGAGACCCTTCCCGCGGGCGTCACCTTCACCAGCGCGACCCTGAACGGCGCGGGCGCCACCCCGGTCTCGGTTTCGGGCCAGGTGTACACCTTCGCCGTGAATTCCACGGGCCAGGCCGCGGGGACCGTGGCCGGAAGCGGCACGGGCTCCCTCGTCGTGAACGCCGCCGTGAACAGCCCCCTGGCCGCGGGCATCACCTCCCTGGTGAACACCGCCAGCCTCTCCAGCCTCCAGACCCTGGCCACGTCGGATTCCACCACCACCACGGTCCTCCGTCCCGCCGTGACCGTCGCGGCCTCCGCCGACAAGGCCCTGGCGGGCCCCGGCGAGATCGTCACCTACACGCTCACCGCCCTCAACGGCGGCACCGGCGCGGCCTCGGGCGTGACCCTGACCGATGTGCTGCCCGTGCAGTCCTATTACACCTACCTGGCCGGGAGCACCACGGTCAACGGCGCCGCCGCCGCGGATTCCGTCTCGGGGGGGACCCTTTCCCTCAACCTGGGAGCCCTGGCCGCGGGCGCCTCCGCCCAGGTGGCCTTCCAGATGAAGGCCGGCGCCTCCGGGACCTTCCCTGCGACGCAGACCGTCCTGGGCAACGCGGCCACGGTGTCCGATGCCCAGACGGCCGGATCCCGCTCCAGCAACACGGTGAACGTCACCCTCAATCCCCTGCCCAATCTGCGACTGGCCAAGGCCTTCGTTCCGGCGGGCCCCTGGGCCCCCGGGGATGCCGTCGCATGCACCCTGACGGTCACCAACGACGGCGGCGCCGACGCCACCGGCGTCCAGGTCGCCGACGCCGTGCCCGCCAGCACCGGCTTCGTCCCCGGCTCCCTCGCGTTCGCGGGCGCCCCCCAGACCGACGCCTCCGGGGACGATGCGGCCTGGTTCGATGCCACGGGCAACCGCGCCGTCTTCACCGTGGGCACCCTCGCGCCCGGCACCAGCCTGACCCTCGGCTACACCTTCCGCATCCCGAAGCCCATGCCCGCGGGCAGCACCCCCCTGTCCGGAACCGGCACCGCCACCGCCTCCAACACCGCCACCAAGACCGCGTCCGCCACGGGCACCGTCAGCGCCCAGGCCACCCTCGGCGTCGTGAAGGAGGGTCCCGCCACCTCGCCCTACCCGGGCGCCGTGGCCACGGCCGGCGCCAGCGGGACCCCCACCCTCCAGGTGGACGACGCCTCGCCCTTCATCGTGAACCAGTACGTGCGCGTCGGGGGGCAGACCACCCGCATCACCGCCATCTCGGGGTCCACCCTGAACGTGAACCCCGCGGTGAACGTCGCCTCCGGCGACCCCGTGATCGGAAGCCTCACCTACACCCTGCGCTACGCCAATTCCGGGACCTCCGACGCCGCCTCGGCCACCCTGGTGGACACGCTGCCGGCGGGGGCGCTGTACGTGGCCTCCACCGGGGGCACGTACAGCGCCGTTCCCGGAACCGTGACCTGGAACCTGGGCACCCTGGCTGCGGAAGCCGCCAGCTCGGCCCAGGTGACGATCTTCCCCGCCGCCGTGGGCAATGCCACCGACACCGCGGGCCTCGCGGCCACCTCGGCCGCCACGGCCACCTCCTCCTTTACCACCGGCGTGGGGGGCCTGCGCCTGGGCCTCCGCACCACGACCCCCACGGTGATCCTCACCGGAAGCGACACCGCCACCTACGTCATCACGGTGGAGAACACCGGGGCTTCCACGGCCACGGGCGTGCAGGTGCTGGACACCCTCCCCTCCGGATTCACCTACCTGTCCACCACCGGCGTCGCCGGGGCCGTGCCCGCCACCTCCCCGGTGCCGGGGGACCAGGCTCCCGCCTGGGCCGGGTTCTCCATCGCCCCCGGGGCGACCGTGACGATCACGTTCCGCGCGGCCATCGCCGCGGGCCTGGGGGCCCAGACCTACCAGGACGAGGTTTCCGCCACCACCACCAGCGGCACCCCCGTGAGCGTCTTCGATCCCCTGCTCACCACCGCCGAGGACGTGACCCTCCTGGCCGCGGGCACCTATTTCACCCTCGACGCCAGCGCCGCCGGCGGCGGGAGCATCGCGCCCAGCGGGAGCCAGGCCGTGGCCCAGGGCGCGGACGCCACCTTCACCTTCACCCCCGTGGCGGGCTACCACCTGGCGGACGTCACCGTGGACGGATCCTCCGCGGGGACCCCCGCCACCTACACCTTCCCGGCCGTCGCCGCGAACCACACGATCCTCGCCACCTTCGCCCCCGATGCCTATACCCTCGCCTACACCGCGGGCGCCCACGGCACCCTCGCGGGCACCACGCCCCAGACCGTGACCCTGGGCGGCAGCGGCACCCCGGTCACCGCCGTCCCGGATGCCGGCTATCAGTTCATCCAGTGGAGCGACGGCCTGCTCACCGCCACCCGCACGGATGGCTCCGTGGCCGCCAACCTGTCCGTCACCGCATCCTTCGCCGCGAACACCTTCACCCTGGCCTACACCGCCGGCGCCCACGGCACCCTCACGGGAACCACGCCCCAGACCGTGACCCTGGGCGGCACCGGCACCCCGGTCACCGCCGTCCCGGATGCCGGCTACCACTTCACCCAGTGGAGCGACGGCCTGCTCACCGCCAGCCGCACGGATGGTTCCGTGGCGGCCAGCCTTTCGGTCACCGCAACCTTCGCCGCGAACACCTTCACCCTGGCCTACACCGCCGGCGCCCACGGCACCCTCACGGGAACCACGCCCCAGACCGTGGCCCTGGGTGGAACCGGCACCCCGGTCACCGCCGTCCCGGATGCCGGCTACCACTTCACCCAGTGGAGCGACGGCCTGCTCACCGCCACCCGCACGGATGGCTCCGTGGCCGCCAACCTGTCCGTCACCGCATCCTTTGCCGCGAACACCTTCACCCTGGCCTACACCGCCGGCGCCCACGGCACCCTCACGGGCACCACGCCCCAGACCGTGGCCCTGGGCGGCACCGGCACCCCGGTCACCGCCGTCCCGGACGCCGGCTACCACTTCACCCAGTGGAGCGACGGCCTGCTCACCGCCAGCCGCACGGATGGCTCTGTGGCCGCCAACCTGTCCGTCACCGCAACCTTCGCCGCGAACACCTTCACCCTGGCCTACACCGCCGGCGCCCACGGCACCCTCACGGGCACCACGCCCCAGTCCGTGACCCTGGGCGGCACCGGCACCCTGGTCACCGCCGTCCCGGATGCCGGCTACCACTTCACCCAGTGGAGCGACGGCCTGCTCACCGCCAGCCGCACGGATGGCTCTGTGGCCGCCAATCTTTCGGTCACCGCCGCCTTCGCCCCGAATACCTTCATGCTGGCCTACACCGCCGGCGCCCATGGCACCCTCACGGGCACCACGCCCCAGACCGTGGCCCTGGGCGGCACCGGCACCCCGGTCACCGCCGTCCCGGATGCCAGCTATCACTTCACCCAGTGGAGCGACGGCCTGCTCACCGCCAGCCGTACCGATGGTTCCGTGGCGGCCGCCCTGTCGGTCACCGCAACCTTCGCTCCCGACACCTTCACCCTGGCCTACACCGCGGGCACCCACGGCACCCTCACGGGCACCACGCCCCAGACCGTGGCCCTGGGCGGCAGCGGCACCCCGGTCACCGCTCTCCCGGACACCGGCTACCACTTCACCCAGTGGAGCGACGGCCTGCTTACCGCCAGCCGCACGGATGGCTCCGTGGCCGCGAACCTCGCGGTGACGGCGCAGTTCGATACGGACCTCCTGTCGGTCCATTCCACCTCCTCGGGCCCCGGGACGGTGTCCCCGGCCGGGACGCAGGTCTTCGCCTACGGAACCGACGCCACCTTCACCTTCATCCCCGGCGCGGGCAAGCGGGTCGGGAACGTCCTGGTGGATGGGGTCGCCCTGGGTCCGATCCCCTCGTACACCTTCTCCCGCCTCACCTCCAACCACGTGGTTTCCGCCGTTTTCGACGACGGGGGACGCTTCACGGTCCTGGGCGTCTCGGGCCCGGAAGGCTCCGTGGGGCCCGCGGTGACCTTCGCCAACCCCGGGGAGTGCGTCACCGTCTACGTGACGCCCGGGCGCGGCTTCAAGGTGGAGGATGTCCAGCTGGACGGGGTCTCCCTGGGGGCGGTGGACACCTATCCGGTGTCGAACCTGGCCGCGGATCACCGGGTGACCGCCACCTTCTCCCCGGAGACCTTCACCCTCGACGCCGTGGCCACCGGGAACGGCCAGATCCTGCCCGCCTCCCCCCAGACCGTCCCCTACGGCCAGGACCAGGTCTTCCACTTCCTGCCCGGTGCGGGGCAGGGGGTGGTGGACGTCCTCCTGGACGGGAGGTCCCTGGGTCCCATGACGGACTACACCCTCCGCAGCTGCCAGGCCAATCACCACCTCCAGGTGATCTTCTCCGGCAATCCTTGA
- a CDS encoding helix-turn-helix domain-containing protein: MERVWMKIGEAARRIGVSPKDLRYWEMIIPEIQPRRSRGNLRYYHVDELDRLQRIHGWLQEGLTVSDCRELLLTGQLARGLDLGLDEPAAAPPPSPRPPRKPHVQTAPRAPELAKVRAALKRLLTQLSVNDSEI, from the coding sequence ATGGAACGGGTCTGGATGAAGATCGGCGAAGCCGCCCGCAGGATCGGAGTGAGTCCCAAGGACCTCCGGTACTGGGAGATGATCATCCCCGAGATCCAGCCCCGGCGCAGCCGCGGCAACCTGCGCTACTACCACGTGGACGAACTGGACCGCCTCCAGCGCATCCACGGCTGGCTCCAGGAGGGCCTCACCGTCAGCGACTGCCGGGAACTCCTCCTCACCGGCCAGCTGGCCCGGGGCCTGGACCTGGGCCTGGACGAGCCCGCCGCGGCGCCCCCCCCGTCCCCCAGGCCCCCGCGGAAACCCCACGTCCAGACCGCGCCCCGGGCCCCGGAACTGGCGAAAGTGCGCGCCGCCCTCAAGCGGCTCCTGACCCAATTGTCCGTTAATGATTCGGAAATATGA